The Vespula vulgaris chromosome 4, iyVesVulg1.1, whole genome shotgun sequence genome has a segment encoding these proteins:
- the LOC127063152 gene encoding WD repeat and FYVE domain-containing protein 3, with protein sequence MNIMRKLRGGTSVGGMGSSSMGSLEECTSSTNPQHTALGLMHLKKLFSEYSHPPHPLSDAERDDKLYNMLPLFCKVFGSSPSGDMNEKFWDILAFTQQVSRLMVSEIRRRASNQSIETASCAIVKFLEIENSEESSNGWMLLSALNLLAAGDASLIQAMTAASVPSTLVKCLYLFLDLPEMNEEEADITDANSEFTPRERRILLQKIFVQLLVRLCSHPYPAEELARKDDLALLFLAITSWCPQYNVMWRKSAAEVLMTLSRHGLTQNVVTYIHNKGCIALCIDNMQRVPELALLEVVEMFVTVFCFLKDSSEVSQTLLDDFRTCQGYIFLSDFLLKHAPSRLEQDSRAEAQDAIRNLVLMLASLTMCGHTELKPSQASMGSLFQMLGFTLPQPSNRGGSVRNIQAFQVLQSVFVKSNSSLLCCTILDAISSVYHSDNANYFILEGQNTLSQFAEKIHLKNVEIQQKFFQLLEFIVFQLNFVPCKELISLSILLKANNSVTCSIMCMETLLNILRHNTIFKDVYREVGMLEVFVTCLHHYATLLKDKQAAQDQGLEYKISPEDERLGALVMEALTTLLAGNVQNANVFRECGGARCAHNLVPYTDCRYPALGIVRELILSAGGDDDMATLLGVMHSAPSNALVLKTHILKSLLACLRESHRTRTVFRKVGGFVYVMSVLVSLEGQLGQQVRNNTEPCNDVVQRTPQNEMQLLTLLHVVFHTISTAMRFEPANAKFFHHEICQSSLCDTLRLLGCFSTQIKLAEMNIIPTMNYHNVLSTLFTGNVLEPAFPDGMSRILAYACLLLRLLYDVALDAFDKPNMAGISMRSPSHKQASVEQQKSFDSPGSGKRCAINPLNLSPPTPEPIVVHPGIVVGMLHLLPSISDSSNPQLALALQLYIAEIIKSLVRSERNQQVMCEAGMAGELLRMGRIALQDEIHPLHQPLQYIIERLAAQSLEPRDLREFLRLGDPLCCISLDDIETNKSRGGPVPLTRIKTLVSMTTPKDFRAHGSCTLPPFVELDMSAEGFACLYLPSIAPQSTTPPTVVTADNSVLGGIGSGDRLFPPQTGLTYSTWICIDKFSDPRTDPHCVRLLTLVRTPQSSRDLICLIAVLSARDKAIIVSTQETAMPQNVGEWEPEGTGECGARVWCPDLLHEGQWHHIAIVLNRAVLKNSSFSLYLDGQHIHSQKLHYITQIPGGGAANLTVASPVYGYIGTPPCWRRYSRLTWKQGPCHLVEEVFNSQNIAALFRLGPHYMGSLQAPQLSGPEPLSALVVEEKLVFGLNAKAMSQLTLAKIRKVYSRADNKSIAKQLGMSSHENATPIRVLHNSAGHLSGPARALGGVVVGYLGVRVFNPRPVATTIDNVGGCSVLLGLIAMAQDVESLYAAVKALVCVVRSNQAAQQEMDRRRGYQTLAMLLRRKCALLNSHILHLTFSLVGTVDSGRETSAIPNVTAFQDLLCDLQVWHEAPGELLRSLLEHLYELIAESSEKRTNLRLMRDLQLVHKLLHILSDVKQNSTRQVLLALLSILLSQPRQADLLWFGQFIVATLPLNSEKHLVLRESEGNKEGEGEGILLRNRCLQLLHSLLFTGAKVNINMCEELAKVLGLDWILLFLQPILHSTTVIWGLRILVAVCSVQSILQKFKEGTSNGGWLRHTDHNKMALALGCHQQMSGGDIKPSGLHVPGFQHLGWLLPQHIDLVPELYFLFISLMMGQPVKLLPMDSKLDLNNLWNFMFGVPANHTLSSFASRISLCPEAVVTLLIMVRTMLNNHSNNPESLPVWLTDYPVIIIQFLFFLYHNFTDFMQVFMSADVLGALAGTLFPKPASSSQDSSGASTPADEQEPVLVRSPSKDIGLTNHPAKKFVMDFLRVIIVDSLSLSVTTKSPPAIDLVLEAWPVHASMGQQMCYQTEILSILMEHLLAADVLIGEQAALPVVPGGSVNNITSNVCYVAARIVDKLWQGALTKNPHEVFDFIVKLIGQAKRRSGVVSMEGLHHCLNRTILFLLSRPTDSIADQMAVLEALHKLTDHRVLIFGAGNHELEFIGCLTYCLLQLTADIKIMLDTNMKTTWHVNPQVESSDDRLTSHQGHNLMAVAANRIWEELYVCKKPAIEEVFKITLLLPVGNDRAPELPVVREQVHEAAARLWLNYVVLERKASYRVPWELHNQIQSKIQKVTGGLTRLASRTKVRKEESVRVKLRLHQNTVSQWTEQHIALVRELAAAKKLQHQQTNQHTQRYVYQEWLQTETELTRERGLWGPPTPTKLDKWMLDMTEGPCRMRKKMMKNDLFYIHYPYRPELEHPDNKQLKYKVATSTDSKEYYLKQLGNSSGMFERERDPVIDDTPLNVNETSTENEPPMVPCTLERHASEPDEVQEDNEQEEENNQTVPDNQTLLRLLEEHEKISHMFRCARIQGLDTTEGLLLFGKEHFYVIDGFTLLKSREIRDIESLPEAYEPILPSPGSPRRSRAMRQCSKFNYEDIREVHKRRYLLQPMALEVFSGDGRNYLLAFPRKVRNKVYQRFMTFATAIADSAQQSVAGQKRTANVEQATGLLSNLIGETSVTQRWVRGEISNFQYLMHLNTLAGRSYNDLMQYPIFPWILADYDSEELDLTDPSTFRDFSKPMGAQSPERLLQFKKRYKEWDDPHGETPPYHYGTHYSSAMIVCSYLVRMEPFTQHFLRLQGGHFDLADRMFNSVKEAWLSASKHNMADVKELIPEFFYLPEFLVNSNHFDLGSKQSGVQLGDIVLPPWAKQDPREFIRAHRLALECDYVSQHLHQWIDLIFGCKQNGPAAVEAVNVFHHLFYEGNVDIYNIDDPLKKNATIGFINNFGQIPKQLFKKPHPAKKMTQRISVIDPGPITPGLSITTSDKLFFHNLDNLKPSLQPIKELKSPVGQILHVDKAVLAVEQNKTLIPPSYNKYVAWGFADHSLRIGNYDSDKAIFVCEAMMQSSGEIVACVCPSSKLIVTAGTSSVVIVWEYTKRQLSIKQCLYGHTDAVTCLSSSTAYNVIVSGSRDGTAIIWDLSRCLFVRQLRGHAGPVAAVAINELTGDIATCAATWLHVWSINGEELANVNTCVGRADRMQQILCVAFSQTHEWDSQNVIMTGSTDGVARMWSMDFVQVPAEEEQLEELYGDKEGQDDPNVQVDQSESTKKRVHELVKQMSISTEGSGMLMKSGSESSLSEPENTKEASRAHEEKEECSDNESSNGSNNKSLSHCNHASAVILRRKGRGNPMFRKSEGGGRADSEGTQTSKLHNNPGDTEGALRTSKSDTSLTDSFVMVNESDTKPKKINPQNVLRDGFKWQRQLVFRSKLTMHTAYDRKDNAEPASITALAVSRDHRTVYVGDTRGRVFSWSVCEQPGRTVADHWLKDEGADTCVGCGVRFNLYERKHHCRNCGQVFCSRCSRFESKISRLGIIKPVRVCQACYSSLHSQSSTENNT encoded by the exons atgaaCATAATGCGCAAATTAAGAGGGGGCACAAGCGTCGGAGGTATGGGTTCCAGCAGTATGGGTAGTTTAGAAGAATGTACAAGCAGCACTAATCCCCAACATACTGCTTTGGGTCTTATGCACCTCAAAAAACTTTTCTCTGAATACAGCCATCCTCCACATCCTCTTTCTGATGCTGAACGtgatgataaattatataatatgttaccATTGTTTTGCaag gtaTTTGGGTCTAGTCCTTCTGGagatatgaatgaaaaattttggGATATTTTAGCATTTACACAACAAGTTTCGCGATTAATGGTATCTGAGATTAGAAGAAGAGCAAGTAACCAAAGTATTGAAACTGCAAGTTGTGCTATTGTTAAGTTcttagagatagaaaatagtGAAGAATCAAGTAATGGTTGGATGTTACTCTCAGCATTGAATTTACTTGCGGCAGGAGATGCATCTCTGATACAGGCAATGACTGCTGCATCTGTTCCATCAACATTGGTTAAAtgtttatatctatttcttgACTTACCTGAGATGAATGAAGAGGAAGCTGATATTACTGATGCAAACAGTGAATTTACACCTAGGGAACGTAGAATATtactacaaaaaatatttgttcaa TTATTAGTGCGTTTATGCAGTCATCCATATCCTGCAGAAGAACTTGCTCGTAAAGATGATTTGGCATTATTGTTCTTAGCAATTACAAGTTGGTGTCCTCAGTATAATGTTATGTGGCGTAAAAGCGCTGCTGAGGTTTTAATGACGCTATCCCGACATGGTCTTACACAAAATGTAGTAACCTACATACACA atAAAGGATGTATAGCATTGTGTATTGATAATATGCAACGTGTACCTGAGCTTGCACTATTGGAAGTTGTAGAAATGTTTGTTACAGTATTTTGTTTCTTGAAAGATTCTAGTGAAGTATCACAAACACTTTTGGATGATTTTCGTACTTGCCAgggatacatttttttatcagattttttgttaaa ACACGCTCCTTCGAGATTAGAACAAGATAGTAGAGCAGAAGCACAAGATGCTATTCGAAATTTAGTGCTGATGTTGGCATCTTTGACAATGTGTGGACATACTGAATTAAAACCAAGTCAAGCCAGTATGGGTTCGTTATTTCAAATGCTTGGTTTCACTTTACCTCAACCAAGTAATAGAG gagGAAGTGTTCGAAATATTCAAGCATTTCAAGTGTTACAATCAGTATTTGTTAAGTCAAATTCGTCACTTCTTTGCTGTACTATTCTTGATGCTATTTCAAGTGTTTATCACAGTGATAatgctaattattttatattagaagGACAGAACACTTTATCACAATTTGCAGAAaagattcatttaaaaaatgtagaaatacAACAGAAGTTCTTTCAGCTGTTGGAATTCATAGTATTTCAACTTAATTTTGTGCCTTGTAAAGAActtatatctttatctatattaCTCAAGGCGAATAATTCTGTTACTTGTAGTATCATGTGTATGGAAACGCTTCTGAATATACTTAg gcacaatacaatttttaaagatGTATACAGAGAAGTAGGCATGTTGGAAGTATTTGTTACTTGTCTTCATCATTATGCTACATTACTTAAAGACAAACAGGCTGCACAGGACCAAGGACTAG aatataaaatatcccCAGAAGATGAACGTTTGGGTGCCTTAGTCATGGAAGCTTTGACAACTTTGTTAGCTGGAAATGTACAGAATGCAAATGTTTTCAGAGAATGTGGTGGAGCACGTTGTGCCCACAATCTCGTACCATATACAGATTGTCGCTACCCTGCACTTGGGATAGTAAGGGAATTGATACTTAGTGCTGGTGGCGATGACGATATGGCAACTTTATTAGGAGTTATGCATTCTGCACCCTCAAATGCTTTGGTCTTAAAAACACATATATTGAAG TCATTACTAGCGTGCCTACGAGAATCTCATCGTACAAGAACAGTATTCCGTAAAGTTGGAGGGTTTGTTTATGTTATGTCGGTGCTTGTTTCTCTAGAGGGTCAACTTGGACAACAAGTACGAAATAATACTGAGCCTTGTAACGATGTTGTGCAAAGAACTCCGCAAAATGAAATGCaattattaacattactaCATGTGGTGTTCCATACGATAAGTACAGCAATGCGTTTCGAGCCCGCAAATGCGAAATTTTTTCATCATGAg ataTGTCAATCAAGTCTATGTGATACATTACGACTTCTTGGATGTTTTTCAACACAAATTAAACTGGctgaaatgaatataataccTACTATGAATTATCACAACGTGTTATCAACTCTTTTCACTGGAAATGTATTAGAGCCAGCATTTCCAGATGGCATGTCAAGAATATTAGCATATGCGTGTTTATTATTACGACTTCTATATGATGTTGCACTTGATGCTTTTGATAAACCTAATATGGCTGGCATCAGTATGAGATCACCAAGTCATAAACAAGCTAGTGTAGAA caaCAAAAGTCTTTTGACTCTCCTGGAAGTGGAAAGAGATGTGCCATAAATCCTTTAAATCTAAGTCCTCCTACTCCCGAACCTATTGTAGTTCATCCTGGTATTGTAGTTGGAATGCTTCATTTACTTCCATCGATATCTGATTCTTCAAATCCACAACTTGCATTAGCTCTACAATTATACATAgcagaaattattaaaagtttagTACGTTCCGAAAGGAACCAACAGGTGATGTGCGAAGCTGGTATGGCGGGAGAATTGCTACGCATGGGTAGAATTGCTTTGCAAGATGAAATTCATCCTTTACATCAAccattacaatatataatagagaGACTTGCAGCTCAATCTTTAGAACCTCGAGATTTAag agAATTTTTACGCTTGGGAGATCCTTTGTGTTGTATTTCTCTTGATGATATTGAAACAAACAAATCTAGAGGAGGACCAGTGCCTCTAACACGTATTAAAACTTTGGTATCCATGACAACTCCCAAAGATTTCAGAGCTCATGGTTCCTGTACTTTACCACCATTTGTTGAATTAGATATGAGTGCAGAAGGATTTGCCTGTTTGTATTTACCAAGTATTGCACCTCAGAGTACAACCCCGCCTACAGTAGTAACTGCTGACAACAGTGTACTTGGAGGAATTGGTTCTG GTGATAGATTATTTCCACCACAAACTGGTTTAACATATAGTACATGGATATGTATTGATAAGTTTAGTGATCCTAGAACAGATCCTCATTGTGTAAGACTATTAACATTAGTACGTACTCCTCAATCTTCAAGAGATTTAATTTGTTTGATTGCTGTTCTCAGTGCTAGAGATAAAGCTATCATTGTTTCTACTCAAGAAACGGCTATGCCTCAGA atgTTGGAGAATGGGAACCTGAAGGTACTGGCGAATGTGGAGCTCGAGTTTGGTGTCCTGATTTGTTACATGAAGGACAATGGCATCATATAGCAATCGTATTAAATCGTgctgttttaaaaaattctagtttttcgttatatttagATGGGCAGCACATTCATAGTCAAAag cttCATTACATCACTCAAATTCCGGGTGGTGGAGCAGCTAATTTAACAGTTGCTTCACCAGTTTATGGATATATTGGTACACCACCATGCTGGAGACGATATTCCAGACTTACTTGGAAACAAGGACCATGTCACTTAGTTGAAGAAGTATTCAACTCTCAGAATATTGCAGCTTTATTCAGATTAGGTCCACATTATATGGGAAGTTTACAAGCTCCACAGTTATCAG GTCCAGAACCTTTGTCAGCTCTTGTAGTAGAAGAAAAACTTGTTTTTGGATTAAATGCAAAAGCTATGTCTCAGTTGACATTAGCTAAAATTAGGAAAGTTTATAGCAGAGCTGATAATAAGTCAATTGCTAAACAG cTTGGTATGTCATCTCATGAAAATGCCACACCAATTAGAGTCCTTCATAATTCTGCAGGCCATCTTAGTGGACCAGCTCGAGCTTTAGGTGGTGTGGTTGTAGGATATTTAGGAGTACGAGTTTTTAATCCTCGTCCCGTAGCTACTACGATCGATAATGTGGGAGGATGTTCAGTTTTGTTAG gTCTAATAGCTATGGCACAAGATGTAGAATCTCTTTATGCAGCTGTTAAAGCATTAGTATGTGTTGTGAGATCAAATCAGGCAGCGCAACAAGAAATGGATCGCCGTAGAGGATATCAAACTTTAGCCATgttattaagaagaaaatgtgCTCTTCTAAATAGTCATATACTACATCTCACATTTAGTCTTGTTGGTACAGTTGACAGTGGTAGAGAAACCAGTGCAATTCCTAATGTTACAGCATTTCAAGATCTTTTATGTGATCTACAG GTTTGGCACGAAGCACCTGGAGAATTATTAAGATCTCTTTTAGAACACTTATATGAGTTAATAGCAGAATCTAGCGAGAAACGTACAAATTTACGATTAATGAGGGATTTGCAATTAgtacataaattattacatattcttAGTGATGTTAAACAAAACAGCACACGACAAGTTTTACTGGCTTTGCTTAGTATATTATTAAGTCAGCCAAGACAGGCTGATTTACTCTG gTTTGGTCAATTTATTGTGGCTACTTTACCATTAAATTCAGAAAAACATTTAGTTCTTAGAGAAAGTGAAGGaaataaagagggagagggtgaAGGTATACTTTTACGAAATCGTTGCTTACAACTTTTACACTCGCTCTTATTTACTGGTGCCAAAGTGAATATAAA taTGTGTGAAGAGTTAGCCAAGGTATTAGGCCTAGActggatattattatttcttcaacCTATTCTTCATAGTACTACTGTTATTTGGGGATTGCGTATACTAGTTGCTGTGTGTTCAGTACAGTCAATTCTACAAAAATTCAAAGAAGGCACTAGTAATGGTGGTTGGCTACGTCATACTGATCATAATAAAATGGCACTAGCACTTG GATGTCATCAACAGATGTCTGGTGGTGATATTAAGCCTTCAGGCCTTCATGTACCAGGATTTCAACATCTTGGATGGTTACTACCACAACATATTGATTTAGTTCCagaactttattttcttttcatttctcttatgATGGGACAACCAGTAAAATTATTACCAATGGATTCAAAACTAGATTTAAATAATCTATGGAATTTCATGTTTGGAGTTCCTGCAAATCATACTCTATCTTCTTTTGCTAGCAGAATAAGTCTTTGTCCGGAAGCTGTAGtcacattattaattatggtGCGAACTATGCTGAACAACCATTCAAATAa tcCAGAATCATTACCTGTTTGGTTAACTGATTACCCAGTGATAATAATACAGTTCCTATTTTTTCTGTACCATAACTTCACTGACTTTATGCAAGTGTTCATGTCTGCTGATGTTCTGGGAGCATTAGCTGGTACTTTGTTTCCAAAGCCTGCAAGTTCTAGTCAAGATAGTAGTGGCGCAAGTACACCAGCAGACGag caaGAACCAGTATTGGTAAGATCTCCATCAAAGGATATTGGATTAACAAATCATCCtgcaaaaaaatttgttatggACTTTTTAAGAGTCATCATTGtagactctctttctctgtcagtAACAACAAAATCTCCACCAGCTATAGATCTTGTTTTAGAAGCATGGCCAGTACATGCATCTATGGGACAACAAATGTGTTACCAAACGGAAATTCTGTCTATTTTAATGGAACATCTTTTAGCTGCAGACGTTTTGATTGGTGAACAAGCTGCACTTCCTGTTGTACCTGGTGGTTCTGTCAATAATATCACTAGCAATGTTTGTTACGTTGCGGCTAGGATAGTAGATAAATTATGGCAAG gtGCATTGACAAAGAATCCACATGAAGtattcgattttattgttaaactAATTGGGCAAGCTAAAAGACGATCTGGAGTAGTCAGTATGGAAGGTCTTCATCACTGCCTGAATAgaacaattttattcttactGTCAAGGCCAACAGATTCTATAGCTGATCAAATGGCTGTACTAGAAGCATTACATAAACTTACTGATCACAG AGTTTTGATATTTGGTGCTGGAAATCACGAGTTAGAGTTTATTGGTTGCCTCACCTATTGTTTGCTGCAATTAACAgctgatataaaaattatgttagATACTAATATGAAAACAACATGGCATGTTAATCCACAAGTTGAATCGAGCGATGATAGATTAACGTCTCACCAGGGTCACAATTTAATGGCTGTTGCAGCAAACAGGATTTGGGAAGAGTTATATGTATGCAAGAAACCTGCTATAGAAGAAGTTTTTAAAATAACTCTTCTGCTACCTGTAGGTAATGATCGTGCACCAGAATTACCAGTAGTCAGAGAACAGGTACACGAAGCTGCAGCAAGACTCTGGTTGAATTATGTAGTTCTTGAAAGAAAAGCTTCTTATAGAGTACCTTGGGAACTTCACAACCAAATACAATCG aaaattcaaaaagtaACAGGAGGATTAACAAGATTAGCAAGTCGAACAAAagttagaaaagaagaatctgTGCGCGTGAAACTTAGATTGCATCAGAATACAGTGTCCCAATGGACAGAACAACATATTGCATTGGTTAGAGAACTTGCTGCAGcaaaaaaattacaacatCAACAAACCAATCAGCATACACAACGCTACGTATATCAA gaatgGTTGCAAACGGAAACAGAATTAACAAGAGAACGTGGTCTATGGGGTCCACCCACTCCTACTAAATTAGACAAGTGGATGTTAGACATGACTGAAGGGCCTTGTAGGATGcgtaaaaaaatgatgaaaaatgatcttttttatatacattatccATATCGGCCTGAACTGGAACATCCAGATAAT AAACAGTTAAAGTACAAAGTGGCAACAAGCACAGATAGTAAGgagtattatttaaaacaacTTGGTAATTCTTCTGGTATGTTTGAACGAGAACGTGATCCGGTAATAGACGATACTCCATTAAATGTTAATGAGACTTCCACGGAAAACGAACCACCGATGGTACCATGTACCTTAGAACGTCATGCCAGCGAACCAGATGAAGTGCAAGAAGATaatgaacaagaagaagagaataatcaAACGGTTCCGGATAATCAAACATTATTAAGATTACTAGAAGAACATGAAAAg atCAGTCACATGTTCAGGTGCGCAAGGATTCAAGGTTTAGATACAACAGAAGGCCTTCTATTATTTGGAAAAGAACACTTTTATGTAATAGATGGTTTCACACTTTtaaaatcgagagaaataagagataTTGAAAGTTTACCAGAAGCTTACGAACCAATTTTGCCTTCACCAGGCTCCCCTAGAAGATCTAGGGCAATGAGACAATGTTCTAAATTCAATTATGAAGATATAAG aGAAGTGCATAAGAGAAGATATTTATTGCAGCCAATGGCATTAGAAGTATTTAGTGGTGAtggaagaaattatttattagctTTTCCACGAAAAGTGAGAAATAAAGTATACCAAAGATTTATGACTTTTGCAACTGCTATTGCTGATAGTGCGCAACAGTCTGTAGCTGGTCAAAAAAGAACTGCTAATGTGGAGCAGGCAACAGGCTTATTGTCTAATCTTATAGGAGAAACATCGGTTACACAGCGATGGGTG CGAGgagaaatatcaaattttcaatatctgATGCATCTCAATACCTTAGCTGGACGTAGCTACAACGATCTTATGCAATATCCGATATTCCCGTGGATCTTGGCTGATTATGATAGTGAAGAGTTAGATTTAACAGATCCATCAACATTCAGAGATTTCAGTAAACCTATGGGTGCACAAAGTCCCGAACGATTATTACAATTTAAGAAaag ATATAAAGAATGGGATGACCCACATGGTGAAACTCCACCTTATCATTATGGAACTCATTACTCTTCAGCTATGATAGTATGTTCCTACTTGGTAAGAATGGAACCTTTTACGCAACACTTTTTAAGACTACAG GGTGGTCATTTCGATTTGGCGGACAGAATGTTTAATAGTGTAAAAGAAGCTTGGCTTTCTGCGTCTAAACATAACATGGCTGATGTAAAAGAACTCATACCCGAGTTTTTCTATCTTCCAGAATTTCTTGTCAATTCAAATCATTTTGATCTAG GTTCTAAACAAAGTGGTGTACAACTTGGAGATATTGTGCTTCCACCATGGGCAAAACAAGATCCACGAGAATTTATACGCGCTCATAGGCTTGCATTAGAATGTGATTATGTTTCACAACATCTTCATCAATGGATCGATTTGATATTTGGGTGTAAACAAAATGGACCTGCAGCTGTTGAAGCTGTTAATGTTTTTCATCATCTTTTCTATGAAGGCAATGTCGATATATACAA taTTGATGAccctttaaagaaaaatgctACTATCggttttataaataactttgGACAAATACCAAAACAGTTATTTAAAAAGCCACATCCTGCAAAAAAGATGACACAAAGAATTAGTGTTATAGATCCTGGACCTATCACACCAGGCTTAAGTATTACTACatctgataaattatttttccataatCTTGATAACTTGAAACCATCACTTCAACCTATTAAAg agTTGAAGAGTCCCGTTGGACAAATACTTCACGTCGACAAAGCAGTATTAGCGgttgaacaaaataaaacgcTTATTCCTCCATCTTATAATAAGTATGTCGCATGGGGTTTCGCTGATCATTCATTGAGGATAGGCAATTATGACAGTGATAAGGCAATATTTGTATGTGAAGCTATGATGCAAAGCAGTGGAGAAATTGTAGCTTGTGTTTGTCCATCATCCAAATTGATAGTAACAGCAGGAACAAGTTCT gTTGTCATTGTATGGGAGTATACAAAACGTCAATTGTCGATaaaacaatgtttatatggTCATACAGATGCTGTAACATGTTTATCATCTAGTACAGCATATAATGTTATCGTATCGGGTTCTAGAGATGGTACTGCAATTATTTGGGACTTATCCCGATGTTTATTCGTTCGACAACTTCGGGGACACGCAGGACCAGTAGCTGCAGTAGCTATTAATGAGCTAAcg gGTGATATAGCCACTTGTGCTGCTACATGGTTACATGTATGGAGTATAAATGGCGAAGAATTAGCGAATGTAAATACATGCGTTGGAAGAGCTGATAGAATGCAACAAATTTTGTGCGTTGCATTTAGTCAGACACATGAATGGGATTCACAGAATGTAATAATGACTGGATCTACGGATGGAGTTGCACGC ATGTGGTCAATGGATTTTGTGCAAGTGCCTGCGGAAGAGGAACAATTGGAGGAACTTTATGGTGATAAAGAAGGACAAGATGATCCAAATGTACAAGTAGACCAAAGTGAAAGTACAAAGAAAAGAGTTCACGAATTAGTAAAACAAATGAGTATATCTACTGAAGGATCAG gGATGCTAATGAAAAGTGGATCAGAAAGTAGCCTCTCTGAACCAGAAAATACCAAAGAAGCTTCTAGAGCtcacgaggaaaaagaagaatgttcAGATAATGAATCTAGTAATGGTTCAAATAACAAATCTTTGTCACATTGTAACCATGCTTCTGCAGTTATATTAAGACGAAAAGGTCGTGGAAATCCAATGTTTAGAAAAAGCGAAGGTGGAGGACGTGCTGATAGCGAAGGGACACAAACAAG taaattaCACAACAACCCTGGAGATACGGAAGGAGCCTTGAGAACTAGTAAAAGTGATACCAGTTTAACTGATAGTTTTGTAATGGTTAATGAATCTGATACAAAACCCAAAAAGATTAATCCACAAAATGTTTTGAGAGATGGATTTAAATGGCAAAGACAATTAGTCTTTCGAAGTAAATTGACAATGCATACTGCTTACGATCGGAAAGATAATGCAGAGCCAGCTTCTATTACGGCATTAGCAGTATCGAG AGATCATAGAACAGTGTATGTTGGTGATACTCGTGGTAGAGTATTTTCATGGAGTGTTTGTGAACAGCCAGGCCGTACAGTCGCTGATCATTGGTTGAAAGATGAAGGAGCAGACACCTGTGTTGGATGTGGTGTTAGATTTAATCTGTATGAAAGGAAACATCACTGTCGGAATTGTGGTCAAGTGTTCTGCTCCAG ATGTAGCAGATTTGAATCTAAAATTTCAAGACTTGGAATTATAAAACCTGTTAGAGTTTGTCAAGCCTGTTATTCTTCACTACATTCTCAATCTTCTACTGAGAATAatacttaa